The genomic stretch TAGCGGCGACGAGCGAGGCAAGGAGGAAACGCATCACTGGCCGCTCGTGCGCATCAGCCGATCGCGCGGCGAAAGATGCTCTTGTGCCCCTGCCTTCTGACCCGGATAGACCCGCGATTTCGGGGTCATGGTGGCGAGGTCCCATGCCTTGGCATCGAAGGGTGCAGCGCTGCTTTCGATAACGGGATAGCCACCGACTTCGCTTTCATCGTCGATGATATCGCCGCGGCCCTCTGCAATGAAGAATAGTACGCGAATTTCCTCGGCGCCGCGATCCCAGGGACGCGCGCCGGCCGTGGCAAGCACGGTGGTTTCGACATCGCCGCTCGCAAGAATGTCATATCCATCAAGCGATGCGAGAGGGGCTTCGGATTCGATCAGTTCAGCGCCTGTTTCGCCATAACGGCCAAACATCGGGAGAGGGTTGCCGTGACGATCGACCGCCCGGTTGTCGCGGCTGTACCAGGCGAGGTCGCCCACACCGCCGAGCATCAGGAAGGGCAAGCCGTCGTCCGTGTCGTTTCCGCCGCGCATGACATTGCCGACTGCGGTAATTTCGCCGGTCACAGGCTCATGTCCCGCCCACTCGAGATCCATCAGGTTGTAATGCACGGCCCGGTGCTGCGGGTTATAGATGACGTTATTGACCATGAGGACCTGGGCGCCGCCTTTGACGAGCGGGCTGCGTTCGACATTGTGGGCCCAGATATTGCGATCGAACACGATCCCGGTCGCATTGTCGTGGACCAGCGAGCCTTTCGAATGTTCGCCCTTGGGGTGGCTCGAATCGGCGAGACCTTCAGCTGCGAGGTTGAGACGGAAAACGATGTCGTGACTGGTTCCGGCACGCCATTCCTCGACAGTGTTGCCGGTGAATCGTGGGCCCGATGCCGACATGTTTTCGTCGATCGCCCACATGAAGGTGCAATTTTCGATCACCACGCGGGCTGCGGCTGCGGTCGAGAAGGCGTCGGCTTCCCAGCCGCTACGCTTGGCCTGGCCATCGGCGCCCGTGATCACGCGCAGATGCTGGAGCTTCACGTCATGGGTTTTGACGTCGATCCCGCCGCGCAAGAGCGTGATGCCGGGGGAAGGGGCCGTCTGCCCCGCGATCGTAACATAGGGTTCGGCGATCGAGAGGCTGGACCGTTCAAGGTCGATGGCGCCGCCCACTTCGAACACGATCACGCGCTTGCCTTTTTCGGCCAGCGCGGCCGCAAGACTGCCCGGGCCATCCTTCGCCAAGGTGGTTACCTTGACGATGCGGCCGCCGTTGCCGCCCTGCGTCGGATCTGCCGGATGGGCGAAAACTTGTTGTGGTGCGGACACAACCAGGAGAGCCAATGCTGCCCAAACTGCAAAAAAACCACGCATTTCCGTTACTCTCCCGATTTATTTCCTAGTTTCTTGACAGAATGACCGGAGCGTGGCAACCAATAATGACACCGGTTACCAAAATCGGGGGAGGACATGATGGTGGCGCGGCGCAGTAGCTTTACGACTGCGAAGGAAACCGGTGTCACTCCTCCCGAAACATCGTAGGGGAGTAGGTTTCGTGTCACAGGTATTTCGAGTTTCCCGTTTCAAGTCTGCGCTGCTCGCAAGCAGCGTCGTGTTCATGCCCGCAGTCGCCATGGCGCAGGATGCGGATGCAGCCGGCACCGTCGC from Altererythrobacter epoxidivorans encodes the following:
- a CDS encoding pectate lyase, whose amino-acid sequence is MSAPQQVFAHPADPTQGGNGGRIVKVTTLAKDGPGSLAAALAEKGKRVIVFEVGGAIDLERSSLSIAEPYVTIAGQTAPSPGITLLRGGIDVKTHDVKLQHLRVITGADGQAKRSGWEADAFSTAAAARVVIENCTFMWAIDENMSASGPRFTGNTVEEWRAGTSHDIVFRLNLAAEGLADSSHPKGEHSKGSLVHDNATGIVFDRNIWAHNVERSPLVKGGAQVLMVNNVIYNPQHRAVHYNLMDLEWAGHEPVTGEITAVGNVMRGGNDTDDGLPFLMLGGVGDLAWYSRDNRAVDRHGNPLPMFGRYGETGAELIESEAPLASLDGYDILASGDVETTVLATAGARPWDRGAEEIRVLFFIAEGRGDIIDDESEVGGYPVIESSAAPFDAKAWDLATMTPKSRVYPGQKAGAQEHLSPRDRLMRTSGQ